The DNA segment GAAAACATCTGAACAACTTCCGTAGAAGGAGTTATCGGGTAAGCTGCAACTACATCCGGATTTATCTGTCTCATAGCCTGAGCAACAGCTTCGTTTCCGGTCAAAGCAACCTTATTCTTCATCTTTTTTCGCCTCCTTCTGCTTTTCTATTTCGTCTTCAGAAATCATTTCAATAGCATGTGTAGGGCAGACATTGGCACAAATTCCGCAACCCTTGCAGTGTTTATAATCAAAAGAATCGAATTTCCCGCCGGTAGAAATTATCGAAGCATCCGGGCAATACCGCCAGCAAATTAGACAATGTATACAGCGCTCCTCGTCCCAAACAGGCCTGATGGTGCGCCAATCACCGGTTTCATATGCGCTGGCATTTCCCGGTGTGTATATATTACCTGCTTTTGTTAGTTCTTTCCAATTCATATCAGGACTTATGCATTTACTTGAACAGCACTGACTCAAATTTTTATCACTGGGTGTCATTCGCCCTTCACCTCCTGATAAGCCCTTTCTATAGCTTTTATGTTGCCAGCTATAACTTCAGGCTTAGTCTTAAATTTCTTCTCAAGCTCACCCTTTACATTTTCGATGAACTCGTCATAGGACATAAGGCCGGTAGCCTTTACAAAAGCTC comes from the Tepidanaerobacter acetatoxydans Re1 genome and includes:
- a CDS encoding 4Fe-4S binding protein is translated as MTPSDKNLSQCCSSKCISPDMNWKELTKAGNIYTPGNASAYETGDWRTIRPVWDEERCIHCLICWRYCPDASIISTGGKFDSFDYKHCKGCGICANVCPTHAIEMISEDEIEKQKEAKKDEE